The proteins below are encoded in one region of Anguilla anguilla isolate fAngAng1 chromosome 3, fAngAng1.pri, whole genome shotgun sequence:
- the stard14 gene encoding START domain containing 14 — MSRRGSMAIPQEADFSDFRKQCLSTEGWYSKYEKNGMEVWVEMPSLTSTKGEKNNIQKVHKIKCRMAINDVSAAAMYDVLHDGQYRKSWDPTMLESFDIARLSANADVGYYSWICPKPLKNRDVVTLRSWQVNGDEYLIVNCSVKHPNYPPRKDMVRAISILTGYMVKSTGPNSCIFTYLSQADPKGSLPKWVVNRASQILAPRVMKCLHQAGQSYPEWKRQNSPDCKPWLYPEQNSLPYMNPSDLVIQRGDSLENVDESSLLDIQANETAEDSS; from the exons ATGTCGCGGCGGGGTTCCATGGCGATACCGCAAGAAGCAGATTTTTCTGACTTCAGAAAACAATGCTTGTCGACGGAGGGCTGGTATAGCAAATACGAGAAGAACGGAATGGAGGTATGGGTTGAAATGCCCTCGTTGACATCgacaaaaggagagaaaaacaacatCCAGAAAGTGCACAAGATCAAG TGCAGGATGGCGATCAACGACGTGTCAGCGGCCGCCATGTACGACGTGCTACACGACGGCCAGTACCGCAAGAGCTGGGATCCCACGATGCTGGAGAGCTTTGACATCGCACGCCTCTCCGCCAACGCAGACGTGGGCTACTACTCCT GGATTTGTCCGAAGCCGCTGAAGAACAGAGACGTGGTGACGTTACGCTCGTGGCAGGTGAACGGCGACGAATACCTGATCGTCAACTGCTCCGTCAAACACCCG AATTACCCTCCTCGTAAGGATATGGTGCGAGCCATCTCCATATTGACCGGCTACATGGTGAAGTCCACCGGCCCCAACAGCTGCATCTTCACATACCTGTCACAAGCCGACCCCAAAG GTTCCCTTCCAAAATGGGTCGTAAACAGAGCCTCTCAGATCTTGGCTCCCAGA gttaTGAAGTGTTTGCACCAGGCAGGACAGTCCTACCCAGAGTGGAAGCGGCAGAACAGCCCGGACTGTAAGCCATGGCTGTACCCGGAGCAGAACTCCCTGCCGTACATGAACCCATCCGACCTGGTGATCCAGCGCGGCGATTCGCTGGAGAACGTAGACGAGAGCTCGCTGCTGGACATCCAGGCGAACGAGACCGCCGAGGACAGCAGCTAA
- the pdzd11 gene encoding PDZ domain-containing protein 11 isoform X1 — MYQATAMDQKIPYDDYQLPVVFLPSYESPPAWIAPQDRIHHPDYNNELTQFLPRTIILKKPPGAQLGFNIRGGKASQLGIFISKVVPDSDAHRAGLQEGDQVLSVNDVDFQDIEHSRAVEILKTAREILMRVRFFPYNYQRQKERTVH, encoded by the exons ATGTACCAGGCTACAGCCATGGACCAAAAAATCCCGTATGATGACTATCAGCTGCCGGTTGTCTTTCTTCCTTCTTATGAGAGTCCTCCAGCGTGGATCGCCCCACAAGAT CGAATCCACCACCCTGACTACAACAATGAGCTGACCCAATTCTTGCCCCGCACCATTATCCTGAAGAAACCACCTGGGGCACAACTAGGTTTCAACATCCGTGGGGGGAAAGCCTCTCAGCTGGGCATCTTCATTTCCaag GTGGTTCCTGACTCAGATGCTCACAGGGCAGGTCTCCAGGAAGGGGATCAGGTGCTATCAGTGAACGATGTTGACTTCCAGGACATTGAGCACTCCAGG GCTGTAGAGATTCTCAAGACGGCCAGAGAGATCCTGATGCGGGTGCGCTTCTTCCCTTACA ACTACCAGAGGCAAAAGGAGAGAACTGTCCACTAG
- the pdzd11 gene encoding PDZ domain-containing protein 11 isoform X2 gives MDQKIPYDDYQLPVVFLPSYESPPAWIAPQDRIHHPDYNNELTQFLPRTIILKKPPGAQLGFNIRGGKASQLGIFISKVVPDSDAHRAGLQEGDQVLSVNDVDFQDIEHSRAVEILKTAREILMRVRFFPYNYQRQKERTVH, from the exons ATGGACCAAAAAATCCCGTATGATGACTATCAGCTGCCGGTTGTCTTTCTTCCTTCTTATGAGAGTCCTCCAGCGTGGATCGCCCCACAAGAT CGAATCCACCACCCTGACTACAACAATGAGCTGACCCAATTCTTGCCCCGCACCATTATCCTGAAGAAACCACCTGGGGCACAACTAGGTTTCAACATCCGTGGGGGGAAAGCCTCTCAGCTGGGCATCTTCATTTCCaag GTGGTTCCTGACTCAGATGCTCACAGGGCAGGTCTCCAGGAAGGGGATCAGGTGCTATCAGTGAACGATGTTGACTTCCAGGACATTGAGCACTCCAGG GCTGTAGAGATTCTCAAGACGGCCAGAGAGATCCTGATGCGGGTGCGCTTCTTCCCTTACA ACTACCAGAGGCAAAAGGAGAGAACTGTCCACTAG